From Gimesia panareensis, the proteins below share one genomic window:
- the rpsQ gene encoding 30S ribosomal protein S17 produces MRKKLTGLVASAKMDKTLRVEIQRRYRHPLYGKTVRGRTVCHVHDEQNEAQEGDTVEIIESRPRSKTKRWDLIRIVEKKKD; encoded by the coding sequence ATGCGAAAAAAACTGACAGGCTTAGTGGCCAGTGCCAAAATGGACAAAACGTTGCGAGTGGAAATTCAGCGACGCTATCGTCATCCGCTGTACGGTAAGACCGTTCGCGGGCGGACTGTCTGCCACGTGCACGATGAACAGAACGAAGCACAGGAAGGGGATACGGTCGAGATTATCGAAAGCCGTCCCCGTTCCAAAACAAAGCGTTGGGATTTGATCCGGATTGTAGAAAAGAAGAAGGACTGA
- the rpsC gene encoding 30S ribosomal protein S3, with protein sequence MGQKVRPTGFRIGVVEDWRSRWYASKKDFGALLVEDQKVRKFIQTKYKFAGIPKVEIERTRDQVVVHLFTARPGIIIGRKGQEVDRLKAELEDLTGRRMELKIIEVDNALQSAALVAEDIAQQLSKRGSFRRTIKRALDQVMETGVHGIKIELSGRLGGAEMSRREKASRGSIPLSTLQRHVDYGFREAHTTFGVIGVKVWIDLGDYSDEENRDGSNAKAGQAPQKPKRAHKR encoded by the coding sequence ATGGGGCAAAAAGTTCGACCAACCGGATTTCGAATCGGAGTCGTAGAAGACTGGAGAAGTCGTTGGTATGCCTCCAAGAAAGATTTTGGGGCATTGCTGGTTGAAGATCAGAAGGTACGGAAGTTTATTCAGACCAAATATAAGTTTGCCGGCATTCCGAAAGTGGAGATCGAAAGAACCCGCGATCAGGTAGTGGTGCACTTATTCACGGCCCGTCCCGGGATCATTATTGGTCGTAAGGGACAGGAAGTGGACCGGTTGAAAGCGGAACTGGAAGATCTGACCGGTCGTCGGATGGAATTGAAAATTATTGAAGTTGACAATGCACTGCAGAGTGCAGCGTTGGTTGCGGAAGATATTGCTCAGCAGCTTTCCAAGCGTGGCAGCTTCCGGAGAACTATTAAGCGTGCCCTGGACCAGGTAATGGAAACGGGCGTTCATGGAATTAAGATCGAGCTTTCCGGTCGACTGGGTGGAGCAGAAATGTCACGGCGTGAAAAAGCCAGCCGTGGTTCAATTCCCCTGTCGACTCTGCAGCGTCATGTTGACTACGGATTTCGTGAGGCACACACCACCTTCGGAGTCATCGGAGTGAAAGTTTGGATTGACCTTGGTGATTATTCAGATGAGGAGAATCGCGATGGCTCTAATGCCAAAGCGGGTCAAGCACCGCAAAAGCCAAAGAGGGCGCATAAAAGGTAA
- the rplE gene encoding 50S ribosomal protein L5: MATPTLLKQYREEIVPVLKDKLGRTNVHSLPQIEKVVISMGIGAANQDRKRLTEAADHMTLLAGQKSQITRARKSVAGFKLREGQEIGCRVTLRGTRMYEFLERLISLALPRVRDFRGINPKAFDGAGNYSLGLNEQMVFLEIDPDSVHHTQGMNITIVTTAKDNAEGLLLLKEFGMPFRK, encoded by the coding sequence ATGGCAACACCAACATTATTAAAACAATATCGTGAAGAGATTGTTCCCGTCCTGAAGGATAAACTGGGACGCACCAATGTGCATTCACTGCCTCAGATCGAGAAGGTTGTGATCAGCATGGGGATTGGTGCTGCCAACCAGGACCGGAAACGTCTGACCGAAGCGGCTGACCACATGACACTTCTGGCAGGCCAGAAGTCACAGATCACCCGGGCTCGTAAGTCCGTGGCTGGTTTCAAGTTGCGTGAAGGTCAGGAAATCGGCTGCCGCGTGACACTGCGGGGCACCCGGATGTACGAATTCCTGGAACGTCTGATCTCGCTGGCTCTGCCGCGTGTTCGCGACTTCCGGGGAATCAATCCCAAAGCTTTCGACGGTGCCGGCAACTACAGCCTGGGCCTGAACGAGCAGATGGTGTTCCTGGAAATCGATCCCGATTCCGTGCATCATACACAGGGGATGAATATTACGATTGTCACAACAGCCAAAGACAATGCTGAAGGGTTGCTGCTGCTG
- the rplN gene encoding 50S ribosomal protein L14, producing the protein MIQMQTDLDVCDNSGAKVARCIKVLGGTGRRTAEVGDVIVVSIQKTLAGSNIKKGQVLRGVIVRTKYPCRRDDGSYVKFDRNALVLIDADGNPRGTRIFGAVARELRERRYLKIISLANEVV; encoded by the coding sequence ATGATTCAGATGCAAACCGATCTGGATGTATGTGATAATTCCGGAGCCAAGGTTGCACGGTGCATTAAAGTACTGGGTGGCACAGGCCGTCGGACTGCTGAGGTCGGCGATGTGATTGTCGTGAGTATCCAGAAGACACTGGCTGGCAGCAATATTAAAAAGGGCCAGGTACTGCGGGGCGTGATTGTGCGTACCAAGTATCCCTGCCGACGTGACGATGGCAGCTATGTGAAGTTCGACCGGAACGCCCTCGTGTTGATCGATGCCGATGGAAACCCTCGTGGTACCCGTATCTTCGGCGCTGTGGCACGAGAACTCCGCGAACGCCGTTATCTGAAAATTATTAGCCTGGCAAACGAGGTGGTCTGA
- the rplX gene encoding 50S ribosomal protein L24 produces the protein MKIRRGDSVIVITGADASDTPRRVLSVVAGGKKLTIENVNRALKHVKRGHPKNPQGGRLEIEMPIDISNVKFYCEACSKGTRVGYRYTAEGSKERFCKSCEASLGTISPAKAKYQKQ, from the coding sequence ATGAAGATACGACGTGGCGATTCAGTGATTGTGATCACCGGTGCCGATGCAAGCGATACTCCCCGGCGTGTATTGTCGGTTGTCGCTGGCGGTAAGAAGCTGACAATCGAAAATGTAAACCGTGCACTGAAGCACGTAAAACGTGGGCATCCCAAAAACCCGCAGGGGGGACGTCTGGAAATTGAGATGCCGATCGATATTTCCAACGTCAAATTTTACTGCGAAGCCTGCAGTAAAGGGACCCGGGTGGGATATCGTTACACCGCTGAAGGCAGCAAAGAACGGTTCTGTAAATCGTGCGAAGCCTCGCTGGGAACGATCAGTCCTGCCAAAGCAAAATACCAGAAACAATAA
- the rpsS gene encoding 30S ribosomal protein S19, which translates to MGRSLKKGPYVDVKLLKKIEKLNETGKKTPIKTWARASTIAPEFVGHTFLVHNGRAHLNVYVTEEMVGHKLGEFSLTRNFRGHTVKKK; encoded by the coding sequence ATGGGTCGCTCTCTGAAAAAAGGGCCTTATGTTGACGTTAAACTTCTGAAGAAGATTGAGAAGTTGAACGAGACTGGTAAAAAAACGCCGATCAAAACATGGGCTCGAGCTTCAACGATTGCTCCGGAATTTGTAGGTCATACATTTCTGGTGCATAACGGGCGTGCTCACTTAAACGTGTATGTGACGGAAGAAATGGTGGGTCATAAACTGGGAGAATTCTCGCTGACCCGTAACTTCCGCGGTCATACCGTTAAGAAGAAATAA
- the rplV gene encoding 50S ribosomal protein L22: MGQVRAMHRFARISATKVRPFADMVRGMTASEGLDSLKYIPNRGARFLEKVIKSAMANAEDKGARNVEGLKITEARVDGGPMFKRIQPRARGMAYTIRRRMSHIHVSIEAPELP; encoded by the coding sequence ATGGGGCAAGTTCGAGCAATGCATCGATTTGCACGAATCTCAGCAACTAAGGTTCGTCCTTTTGCAGACATGGTTCGGGGAATGACAGCTTCGGAAGGTCTGGATTCGTTGAAATACATTCCAAACCGGGGAGCCCGTTTCCTGGAAAAAGTGATCAAAAGTGCGATGGCCAATGCTGAGGACAAAGGTGCCCGGAATGTGGAAGGCCTGAAGATCACCGAAGCACGCGTCGATGGCGGTCCCATGTTCAAGCGGATTCAGCCTCGTGCCCGCGGAATGGCCTACACCATTCGTCGCCGGATGTCGCACATTCATGTGTCGATTGAGGCTCCTGAATTACCGTAG
- the rplP gene encoding 50S ribosomal protein L16 — MALMPKRVKHRKSQRGRIKGNATRGNTVAFGEWGLQSLDPGHITAQTIEACRIAATQYVRGEGKLYIRIFPQKSVTSRPLETRMGKGKGEPDHWVAVIKPGTVLFELSGVSHEAAKRCFARVAHKLPVNVRLVERRPSL; from the coding sequence ATGGCTCTAATGCCAAAGCGGGTCAAGCACCGCAAAAGCCAAAGAGGGCGCATAAAAGGTAATGCGACACGTGGTAACACTGTTGCCTTTGGTGAATGGGGCTTACAATCTCTGGACCCGGGGCATATCACAGCACAAACCATTGAAGCATGCCGTATTGCTGCCACACAATATGTTCGAGGTGAAGGTAAACTTTATATCCGGATCTTCCCCCAGAAGTCGGTAACATCCCGTCCTCTGGAAACCCGTATGGGTAAGGGGAAAGGGGAACCGGATCACTGGGTTGCCGTCATCAAGCCAGGGACTGTTCTGTTTGAACTGTCCGGGGTTTCGCACGAAGCAGCCAAACGCTGCTTTGCACGTGTGGCACATAAGTTACCAGTCAATGTCCGGCTGGTAGAACGTCGTCCGTCCCTCTAG
- the rpmC gene encoding 50S ribosomal protein L29, whose amino-acid sequence MTKASELREMNDEQLSFALQETQKELFQLRFQAATERLDAPSNIKRLRREIARIQTIRRERELSQQKTA is encoded by the coding sequence ATGACCAAAGCAAGTGAATTACGCGAGATGAATGATGAGCAGTTGTCATTTGCTCTGCAGGAAACACAGAAAGAACTGTTTCAGTTGCGCTTCCAGGCGGCAACGGAACGACTCGATGCACCGAGTAATATTAAGCGACTCAGACGGGAGATTGCTCGAATTCAGACAATCCGTCGTGAACGCGAATTAAGTCAGCAGAAAACTGCTTAA